DNA from Elusimicrobiota bacterium:
GGTTACGTAACGCACGGAATATTGTCCCTACCTCAACGAGGAAAGTAGTTAATTGTGAATCAAGAGTCGCGAGTACACCCATCAACATTACATTTCTTATTTCGGGATATTAAAATTAATCTCCGGCAGTTTTTTTTCAGCTTCCACAACTTTGTACATTTCGCGCTGCTGAAGATTCATTGGCCCCGCGAGAAACATATAGGGCACCTGCTGTATCCGCGTGTTAAAGATTGTGACTGAATCATTATAAAACTCCCGACGATCAGCTATCTGGTTCTCAAGCTGGCTTACACGGTTCTGTAGCTGCATAAAATTTTCGTTTGCCTTCAGTTGCGGATAATTCTCCGCCACCGCAAATAAAGTTTTTAAGGCAGAGGTCATATCAGCATTCGCGTTTGCCATCTGGCCTGGAGTTCTGGATTCCAGAAACCGTGTCCTTGCGGAAATAATTTTTTCAAGTGTCTCACGTTCGTACTGCATATACCCTTCGCATACTTTCACGAGTTTCGGAATCTCATCATACCGCTGTTTTTCCAGGACTTCAATATTTGACCATGATTTATCAACATTAACCTTCACCACGATAAGTTCGTTATAAATCCCGATAACATACGAGATTAATACGAACAATACCACCGTACCAATCAACAATACCGCCAAAACTATACCTGTCCCCATTTTTTATTACCTCCTCAAGAATATTGTTAATTACTGTACTGCCAAATAAAATTATCACTTTGACATAGCTTTATAAATCTCAACCCACGGTATTGCATGCCCGGTTAGTATAATCCCCGCGCGGTTAAGGAACGATATTACCATCACTATTGACACAACGATCCC
Protein-coding regions in this window:
- a CDS encoding LemA family protein, with product MGTGIVLAVLLIGTVVLFVLISYVIGIYNELIVVKVNVDKSWSNIEVLEKQRYDEIPKLVKVCEGYMQYERETLEKIISARTRFLESRTPGQMANANADMTSALKTLFAVAENYPQLKANENFMQLQNRVSQLENQIADRREFYNDSVTIFNTRIQQVPYMFLAGPMNLQQREMYKVVEAEKKLPEINFNIPK